One window from the genome of Paenibacillus azoreducens encodes:
- a CDS encoding 2-oxoglutarate dehydrogenase E1 — MKAITIHQPWATLIAILEKGNETRGWATKHRGPIAIHAGKKIDREACEVPEIKAALARHGYTVDNLPTGAVLAIANMTECWSIGTDYQSGMPLLYNGTGGKDKRVSLKEDKFGYYSPGRYAWEMDNVRWLSEPIPAKGQQGLWNWEGASE, encoded by the coding sequence TTGAAAGCTATTACAATTCATCAGCCTTGGGCGACGCTGATCGCTATCTTGGAAAAGGGTAACGAAACTCGTGGGTGGGCTACTAAGCACCGCGGACCGATAGCAATTCATGCAGGAAAGAAGATCGATCGGGAAGCATGTGAGGTGCCAGAAATCAAGGCAGCATTAGCGCGGCACGGATACACAGTGGATAACCTTCCGACCGGGGCTGTTTTAGCAATTGCAAACATGACAGAATGCTGGTCAATAGGAACGGACTATCAAAGTGGCATGCCGCTGCTATACAACGGAACGGGCGGGAAAGACAAGCGTGTCAGCCTAAAAGAAGATAAGTTCGGCTATTATTCCCCTGGCCGTTATGCATGGGAAATGGACAATGTCCGCTGGCTATCGGAACCGATCCCAGCGAAGGGACAGCAGGGGCTATGGAACTGGGAAGGAGCGTCGGAATGA
- a CDS encoding winged helix DNA-binding protein, whose product MKNIKPLTRRQAEVLEFIKSFVSSNGYPPTIREISRFMNHQSPSSAFKLLEQLVNKGFIKKGPGPRMLQILKQK is encoded by the coding sequence ATGAAGAACATCAAACCACTTACCAGACGCCAAGCAGAAGTTCTTGAATTCATAAAATCATTCGTTTCAAGTAATGGTTACCCGCCGACGATCCGGGAGATATCCAGGTTTATGAATCATCAATCTCCATCATCGGCATTTAAGCTGCTGGAGCAGCTGGTCAACAAGGGATTTATCAAGAAGGGGCCAGGGCCACGGATGCTGCAGATTCTCAAACAAAAATAA
- a CDS encoding HNH endonuclease signature motif containing protein → MHRWTDEQKLYIREIAQGRYNSEIADLVNARFGTEISEGQIKNFKANHKIKSDLPKRRRTIPQSLLSDEQAEFVIRHVRGLSNLELTNLVNETFNLNLTSKQIKTWKQNHGLSSGLRGSEGHAPPNKGTKGLYNVGGNRTSFKKGQPALNYKPVGSERIDRDGYTLIKVSDEGPWHKRWRHKHKVVWEEKHGSIPKGHVILFADQNKRNIDPDNLILIKQSQLSVLNKKGLLHNDAELTRTGIILADIYRKIGQSKRKLSNSKR, encoded by the coding sequence ATGCATCGTTGGACTGATGAGCAGAAACTGTATATTCGTGAGATAGCCCAAGGCAGGTACAACTCTGAAATTGCTGATTTGGTTAATGCTAGGTTTGGAACTGAAATCTCTGAGGGACAAATTAAAAACTTTAAGGCTAATCACAAGATAAAGAGCGATCTCCCCAAGAGAAGACGGACAATACCGCAAAGCCTTTTATCAGATGAGCAAGCGGAATTCGTTATTAGACACGTTAGAGGCTTGTCTAACCTTGAATTGACCAATCTTGTGAATGAGACCTTTAACCTGAACCTCACATCAAAGCAAATTAAAACATGGAAGCAAAACCACGGATTATCAAGCGGATTGAGAGGATCTGAAGGACATGCGCCTCCCAACAAAGGAACAAAGGGATTATATAATGTCGGTGGCAATCGTACTTCATTTAAGAAGGGTCAGCCGGCGCTGAATTACAAACCCGTGGGCAGTGAGCGCATCGATCGGGATGGATATACGCTGATCAAAGTTTCAGATGAGGGCCCTTGGCATAAGCGGTGGAGGCACAAGCACAAGGTTGTGTGGGAAGAGAAGCATGGTTCCATTCCGAAAGGGCATGTAATTCTCTTCGCAGACCAAAATAAACGCAATATCGATCCAGATAATTTGATTCTGATCAAGCAAAGTCAGCTTTCGGTCCTGAATAAAAAGGGCTTACTTCACAATGACGCGGAGCTGACAAGGACGGGAATCATACTGGCCGACATCTATAGAAAAATAGGGCAAAGTAAACGGAAACTCAGTAACTCTAAGAGGTGA
- a CDS encoding RusA family crossover junction endodeoxyribonuclease, whose product MIQFTVYGEPVAQGRPRASTAGGFVKLYDPAKSRDYKDYVRLAAAEYAPPSLLEGPIGMMLTIYRSMPKSFSKKKVAAAEAGELRPTTKPDVDNYLKGVKDALKGVIWKDDSQVVEVFAQKRYSNKPRIEVKIKDLS is encoded by the coding sequence ATGATCCAGTTCACGGTATACGGCGAACCAGTCGCTCAGGGAAGACCAAGAGCATCAACCGCCGGCGGATTCGTTAAGCTCTATGATCCAGCCAAGTCCCGGGACTATAAAGATTATGTCCGGCTGGCTGCAGCTGAATATGCGCCGCCTTCGCTGCTCGAAGGACCGATCGGGATGATGCTCACTATTTACCGATCGATGCCTAAGAGCTTCAGCAAAAAGAAGGTAGCAGCCGCAGAGGCTGGGGAATTGCGGCCGACCACAAAGCCGGATGTCGACAATTACCTGAAGGGCGTAAAGGATGCCCTTAAAGGAGTCATCTGGAAGGATGACAGCCAGGTCGTTGAGGTTTTTGCTCAAAAGAGATATAGCAACAAGCCGCGTATTGAAGTAAAGATCAAGGACTTATCTTAA
- a CDS encoding DUF6906 family protein, whose protein sequence is MGKQTRPARPTRKQKAEMKAWKLVPEDWLVEQDTPTEMILVSKDALKKKVIRRGA, encoded by the coding sequence ATGGGGAAGCAAACACGGCCGGCAAGGCCTACACGCAAGCAAAAGGCAGAAATGAAAGCTTGGAAGCTTGTTCCTGAAGACTGGTTGGTTGAACAGGATACGCCGACAGAGATGATATTGGTAAGCAAAGACGCTCTTAAGAAAAAAGTCATCAGGAGAGGAGCATAA
- the dnaB gene encoding replicative DNA helicase: protein MPNSAAVDDLLTNMPHDLAAEASVLGSILIDPDKIEHVDTLPSAAFYHAGNKIIFEGMMDLHKDSKPIDLVTLTSLLSDKGQIEDVGGVSYLSKLARSVPTTANIESYIAALKEKYTRREYIRSNMAGIQAAMSGQDIQSLISSAEMAATKLADQAAPPQDFRRIDNVLVEVIESTETKAEVYKTGEVTGQQTGYTDLDAITAGLQKSDLIIVAARPSVGKTAFALNVAQNVAVRIEEPVAIFSLEMSAAQLVTRMVSAEGNIEASKLRMGDMGSEDWTKMADAAGKLGQTNIRIDDTPGITVHEIRAKCRRLKKQEGLGLIVIDYLQLIAGSGKGRGSENRQQEVSEISRMLKTLARELDVPVIALSQLSRGVEQRQDKRPMMSDLRESGSIEQDADIVAFLYRDDYYNQESEKKNIIEIIIAKQRNGPVGTVELVFLKQFNKFVNYERIHVDPGPQPPPKQKKVTNINQRRWA from the coding sequence ATGCCAAACTCGGCCGCCGTTGATGACTTACTGACCAACATGCCGCACGACTTGGCCGCCGAAGCTTCTGTGCTAGGGTCCATTCTGATCGATCCAGATAAAATCGAGCACGTTGATACACTCCCGTCAGCGGCTTTCTATCACGCAGGCAACAAGATTATTTTCGAGGGCATGATGGATTTGCACAAGGATAGCAAGCCGATCGATCTTGTTACGCTAACGTCCCTTTTGTCAGACAAGGGTCAGATTGAAGATGTCGGTGGCGTAAGCTACCTTTCCAAGCTTGCCCGGAGTGTGCCAACGACGGCCAATATCGAGTCCTATATCGCCGCACTGAAAGAAAAATATACACGTCGAGAATACATCAGGTCAAACATGGCCGGTATTCAAGCGGCTATGTCAGGCCAGGACATCCAGAGTTTAATTTCTTCGGCGGAAATGGCTGCAACAAAGTTGGCTGATCAGGCAGCTCCGCCCCAAGATTTCCGGCGCATCGATAACGTTCTTGTTGAGGTAATCGAGTCGACGGAAACAAAGGCGGAAGTCTATAAGACAGGGGAAGTAACTGGGCAACAAACCGGATATACCGATCTGGATGCGATCACAGCAGGCTTGCAAAAAAGCGATTTGATTATCGTAGCTGCTCGACCGTCCGTAGGGAAAACGGCATTCGCACTGAACGTTGCTCAAAATGTGGCTGTCCGAATCGAGGAACCAGTAGCAATCTTCAGTCTGGAGATGTCCGCAGCGCAGCTTGTAACCCGGATGGTAAGCGCCGAAGGTAACATCGAGGCGAGCAAGCTGAGAATGGGCGATATGGGGTCAGAGGACTGGACCAAGATGGCGGACGCAGCCGGAAAGCTCGGACAGACCAACATCCGAATCGACGACACTCCAGGCATTACGGTTCACGAAATAAGAGCAAAATGCCGGAGACTGAAGAAACAGGAAGGGCTCGGGCTTATTGTTATCGATTACCTGCAGCTGATTGCCGGATCCGGAAAGGGCCGCGGCTCGGAGAACCGTCAGCAGGAAGTTTCCGAGATTTCCCGGATGCTCAAAACCTTGGCCCGCGAGCTGGATGTGCCGGTTATTGCCTTGTCACAGCTCAGCCGGGGCGTCGAACAGCGCCAGGACAAGCGTCCGATGATGTCCGATCTGCGGGAATCCGGATCGATCGAGCAGGATGCCGATATCGTAGCCTTCCTGTACCGCGATGATTATTACAACCAGGAATCCGAGAAGAAGAACATCATCGAAATCATCATTGCCAAGCAACGGAACGGCCCGGTTGGAACGGTCGAACTGGTCTTCTTAAAGCAGTTCAACAAATTTGTTAACTACGAGCGGATTCATGTCGACCCGGGGCCGCAGCCGCCACCGAAGCAGAAGAAGGTTACGAATATCAATCAGCGTCGCTGGGCGTAG
- a CDS encoding replicative helicase loader/inhibitor, producing the protein MNKAEVIDLFIEIKREYPNFDDSDENIDRHLKYLMDFPFDTALCNVEHHIKTNKWPPGIAEIRGRLGEQIERDRMRTVTEEYFAERARARQEACPPPPGWKEEVYAKLGRR; encoded by the coding sequence GTGAACAAAGCAGAGGTTATTGACCTTTTTATCGAGATCAAAAGGGAGTATCCGAACTTTGATGACAGTGACGAGAACATTGATCGCCACCTGAAATATCTCATGGATTTCCCGTTTGATACAGCGTTGTGTAATGTCGAGCATCATATCAAGACAAATAAATGGCCACCAGGCATCGCTGAAATCCGGGGGAGACTGGGGGAACAGATCGAGCGAGACCGCATGCGGACAGTAACCGAGGAATACTTCGCAGAGCGTGCCCGAGCGCGGCAAGAGGCCTGCCCACCGCCGCCAGGTTGGAAGGAGGAAGTGTATGCCAAACTCGGCCGCCGTTGA
- a CDS encoding PolC-type DNA polymerase III, giving the protein MSDVTVFDFETTGVNPANDRIIEVAAIRCIDGQIVSQFQTLVKLDGELPTKITEITGITDADLAGGMDEDIAFKVLRNLAKDSLLVAHNAAFDLAFLHYWMQRTGGRTFHNSFIDTCTISRDRHYYPHKLTNMTERYGIDLTGAHRALNDVIGCWELLKAMHTEDPVNKWVNKIGYLSKYGPPKWTPAYAELIPMTNRYEN; this is encoded by the coding sequence TTGTCTGATGTTACTGTGTTTGATTTTGAAACGACGGGAGTCAACCCTGCAAACGACCGCATCATTGAAGTAGCTGCGATCCGCTGCATTGATGGACAAATTGTGAGCCAGTTTCAGACGCTGGTCAAGCTGGATGGGGAGCTCCCGACAAAAATCACTGAGATTACGGGCATTACTGATGCCGATCTGGCAGGCGGGATGGATGAGGACATTGCTTTTAAGGTTCTTCGTAATCTTGCCAAGGACAGTTTACTGGTGGCGCACAATGCTGCTTTTGACCTGGCTTTCCTACATTATTGGATGCAGCGCACTGGCGGGCGAACTTTCCATAATTCCTTCATTGATACATGCACGATTTCGCGGGATCGCCATTATTATCCACATAAACTTACAAACATGACAGAGCGTTACGGAATTGATCTTACAGGAGCTCACCGTGCGTTAAACGATGTTATCGGTTGCTGGGAACTGCTTAAAGCCATGCATACTGAAGATCCCGTTAACAAATGGGTGAACAAAATCGGTTACTTGAGCAAATACGGACCACCAAAATGGACGCCGGCATACGCTGAGCTCATTCCGATGACCAACCGCTATGAAAATTGA
- a CDS encoding MBL fold metallo-hydrolase → MIDIKCLGSSSAGNAYHITDGHTALLLEAGFPYKALQRALNFRMSEISGCLITHEHLDHSKAAKDVMKAGINVYTSQGTADARGLSGHRLKIIRAMEQFQIGTWSILPFDIQHDVEEPLGFLLANTAGDKLVFLTDTYYCRHRFRDLTHIMVECNYSMDIVRERVASGHLHPGQMKRLLKSHFGLEHVKDFLKANDTRKVKEIWLLHLSDGNSDEKRFKREIQEVTGKLVRVAGR, encoded by the coding sequence GTGATCGATATAAAATGTCTCGGCTCAAGCAGCGCCGGCAATGCCTACCATATAACGGATGGGCATACGGCTCTGCTGCTGGAAGCCGGCTTTCCTTATAAAGCCCTTCAGCGGGCACTTAATTTCCGGATGTCGGAGATTTCTGGCTGTCTTATCACTCATGAGCATCTGGATCACAGCAAGGCTGCCAAGGATGTCATGAAGGCCGGCATCAATGTTTATACCAGCCAAGGCACCGCTGATGCCCGGGGGCTGTCAGGGCATCGCTTGAAGATTATCAGAGCTATGGAACAGTTTCAGATCGGCACTTGGTCGATCCTGCCATTTGATATACAGCACGACGTCGAGGAGCCGCTGGGGTTCCTACTGGCCAATACGGCAGGGGACAAGCTTGTCTTTCTAACGGACACCTATTACTGCCGGCATCGTTTCCGGGATCTAACCCACATCATGGTGGAATGCAATTATTCGATGGACATCGTAAGGGAACGGGTGGCGTCCGGCCACCTGCATCCAGGACAAATGAAACGACTGCTGAAGTCGCACTTTGGTCTGGAACATGTAAAAGATTTCTTGAAAGCCAATGATACCCGCAAAGTCAAAGAGATTTGGCTGTTGCACTTATCGGACGGCAACAGCGATGAAAAACGCTTCAAGCGAGAGATCCAGGAAGTGACTGGCAAACTGGTCCGGGTGGCTGGCCGATGA
- a CDS encoding recombinase RecT — MSSQLALVKRDTVDVVADKVRKFQERGEIHFPANYSPENAMKSAWLLLQSVQTKDNKPVLEACTRDSIANALLDMVVQGLNPAKKQGYFIPYGKNLTFQRSYFGTMAVTKRVTGAEDIDAQIIYEGDEFEFEVIRGRKKITKHKTAFSNIDDNKIAGAYCTIYWADGREYTEIMTIKEIRQAWKKSRQNPDKEGSTHNEFPGEMAKRTVINRACKAYMNTSDDGSLVMTHFNRQDEAIAEAEMEAEIAANANGEIIDITPPVSEKVEQGQSQASPEEPKEMRFDDFSDDIPPVRQAGNGPDSW; from the coding sequence TTGAGTTCACAATTGGCATTGGTAAAACGCGACACAGTCGACGTGGTTGCCGATAAAGTGAGGAAGTTTCAGGAACGCGGGGAGATTCATTTCCCCGCCAACTACAGCCCGGAAAATGCTATGAAGTCTGCCTGGCTGCTGCTTCAAAGCGTTCAGACCAAAGATAACAAACCAGTTCTGGAAGCATGTACTCGGGACAGCATTGCGAATGCGTTGCTTGATATGGTTGTTCAAGGCTTGAATCCTGCGAAAAAACAAGGATATTTCATCCCCTACGGTAAAAATTTGACCTTTCAGCGGAGTTACTTCGGCACAATGGCCGTCACTAAAAGAGTGACAGGTGCCGAAGATATTGACGCCCAAATCATTTATGAGGGCGACGAGTTCGAATTTGAAGTAATTCGTGGCCGAAAGAAGATTACGAAACACAAGACCGCATTTTCCAACATTGATGATAACAAAATTGCTGGGGCTTATTGCACGATCTATTGGGCAGATGGCCGCGAGTACACCGAGATCATGACGATCAAGGAGATCCGACAAGCGTGGAAAAAATCTAGACAAAACCCGGATAAAGAGGGGAGTACCCATAATGAATTTCCGGGGGAGATGGCTAAGCGAACCGTGATCAATCGTGCATGTAAGGCTTACATGAACACCTCAGATGACGGCAGCCTGGTTATGACACACTTCAATCGTCAGGATGAGGCTATCGCTGAGGCAGAAATGGAGGCAGAGATAGCAGCTAATGCGAATGGGGAAATCATCGACATAACTCCTCCCGTTTCAGAAAAGGTAGAACAGGGTCAATCACAAGCGTCGCCTGAGGAGCCTAAAGAGATGAGATTCGACGATTTCTCTGATGATATTCCACCAGTGAGGCAGGCTGGAAACGGCCCTGATTCCTGGTGA
- a CDS encoding ATP-binding protein: MKKIVLERLTFRNFKGFREFVLDANGGNADAYGDNATGKTTLFDGFTWLLFGKDSANRSEQKFEIKELDKAGNVVRHGLDHEVEGVLLVNQRRRTFRRVFSEKWTQKRGSATSVFDGHTTNYFVDGVPVKEKEYRAEVDALISEDVFKLLTSPSYFNEVLKPEARRKVLLEVCGDMTDAEIIASNKELTPLAAILEERTVEKHKQSIKSALAEINKEIKEIPTRIDEKYRDMPDVSDLDAELIQEDIETLRSRIDAKAAELQRIQSGGELSAKEIRLREINAELTDIKHRVQADGLQAVNEQRERLMQLRGEASELQARISAGQREIEQHKRQIARAESQAERLREEWHAANGLEFPAHQHEHGANCPTCGQALPADQVQAAQDKALADFNRDKSRRLERISAEGKAAAEEVRSLKHSMFDLEESLTALEEKLAVKQGEVTEAEAKLIELQAAVSDPADDPEYQAKQKEAEIVRSEIEQLRSSASDAASKVQAEIRLLRDQVSELESDKSKIAAAVAIENRIAELTEQERKLAAEYERLQHELYLTEEFTRTKVSALESKINNKFKYARFRLFEEQLNGGLNDVCKTLYNGVPYDGGLNNAAQINVGLDIINTLSEHYGFSAPIFIDNAESVTQLIDTDAQVIRLIVPPTFDSLPDETKDELIKLHGSYEEASAVWKDKNKKLRIVPHNNMQEAI, translated from the coding sequence TTGAAGAAAATCGTTCTGGAACGCCTGACGTTCCGTAATTTTAAAGGATTCCGTGAATTTGTTCTCGACGCCAACGGCGGGAACGCGGATGCCTATGGCGATAATGCAACGGGCAAAACGACTCTGTTTGATGGCTTCACTTGGCTCTTGTTCGGAAAAGATAGCGCTAACCGATCTGAACAGAAATTTGAAATAAAGGAACTGGACAAGGCCGGTAACGTTGTACGGCATGGCCTCGATCATGAAGTTGAGGGAGTCCTCTTGGTCAATCAGCGTCGCCGGACGTTCCGGAGAGTGTTCAGCGAAAAATGGACACAGAAACGAGGGTCAGCCACCTCCGTGTTCGACGGTCATACAACAAACTATTTTGTAGACGGGGTTCCTGTTAAGGAAAAAGAATACAGGGCTGAAGTTGATGCTTTGATTAGCGAGGACGTTTTCAAGCTTCTGACGAGCCCTTCTTACTTTAACGAGGTGTTGAAGCCGGAAGCCCGCCGAAAAGTGCTGCTGGAGGTCTGTGGAGATATGACGGATGCGGAGATCATTGCCAGCAACAAAGAGCTAACTCCATTGGCTGCCATTTTGGAGGAGCGGACCGTTGAAAAGCACAAGCAGTCGATTAAATCAGCGCTTGCGGAGATCAATAAGGAAATAAAAGAGATCCCGACAAGGATTGACGAGAAGTATCGTGATATGCCGGACGTTTCCGATCTGGATGCTGAATTGATCCAGGAAGACATCGAAACGCTTCGCAGCAGGATAGACGCCAAGGCCGCTGAACTACAACGTATTCAATCCGGCGGGGAGTTGTCGGCCAAGGAGATCCGTCTGCGTGAGATAAACGCCGAGCTGACGGACATCAAACACCGAGTCCAAGCGGATGGATTACAAGCCGTTAACGAGCAAAGAGAGCGATTGATGCAACTGCGCGGCGAAGCATCCGAGTTGCAAGCGCGAATTTCTGCCGGGCAGCGTGAGATTGAACAGCACAAGCGACAAATCGCAAGAGCTGAGAGCCAAGCGGAACGGCTGCGGGAGGAATGGCATGCTGCTAATGGGTTGGAGTTCCCCGCCCATCAGCATGAGCATGGCGCCAACTGCCCAACATGCGGGCAGGCATTGCCAGCCGATCAAGTACAGGCTGCGCAGGACAAAGCGCTGGCCGATTTTAATCGCGACAAGTCCAGACGACTCGAACGGATCTCGGCAGAGGGAAAAGCAGCTGCTGAAGAGGTTAGAAGTCTGAAGCACTCCATGTTTGATTTGGAGGAAAGTTTAACCGCCTTGGAGGAAAAATTGGCGGTGAAACAAGGGGAGGTAACCGAAGCTGAAGCAAAGCTGATTGAGCTGCAGGCAGCCGTTTCCGATCCGGCCGACGATCCAGAGTATCAAGCCAAACAAAAGGAAGCCGAGATCGTACGCTCTGAAATTGAGCAGCTTCGGTCTTCCGCATCCGACGCTGCAAGCAAGGTTCAAGCCGAAATCAGGTTGCTAAGGGATCAAGTCAGCGAGCTCGAATCGGATAAGTCGAAAATTGCTGCAGCAGTCGCAATTGAAAATCGAATCGCCGAATTGACTGAACAGGAGCGCAAACTTGCTGCCGAATACGAGCGGCTGCAGCATGAGCTCTACTTGACGGAGGAGTTTACGCGGACCAAGGTTTCCGCACTCGAGTCCAAAATCAACAACAAATTCAAATACGCCCGGTTCCGGCTGTTTGAAGAACAACTCAATGGCGGCCTGAACGATGTCTGCAAGACGCTTTATAACGGCGTTCCATACGACGGCGGCCTCAACAATGCCGCACAGATTAATGTAGGTCTGGACATCATAAATACCCTTAGCGAGCATTACGGCTTCTCGGCGCCGATCTTTATCGATAACGCCGAATCGGTAACGCAGCTGATTGATACGGATGCCCAGGTGATTAGATTAATAGTTCCTCCGACATTTGATAGTTTGCCAGATGAGACGAAGGACGAACTGATCAAACTCCATGGAAGTTATGAAGAGGCAAGTGCTGTTTGGAAAGATAAAAATAAGAAGCTGCGCATCGTACCACACAACAACATGCAGGAGGCGATCTAA
- a CDS encoding AbrB/MazE/SpoVT family DNA-binding domain-containing protein, translating into MKATGIVRKVDELGRVVLPMELRRTMGINEKDPLEIFIDNDRIVLQKYAPGCVFTGNESDLIVFKGKLVSKSAIQEMAAATGLIK; encoded by the coding sequence ATGAAAGCGACTGGAATTGTAAGAAAAGTGGATGAACTGGGCCGGGTTGTATTGCCTATGGAACTGCGTCGGACGATGGGGATCAATGAGAAGGACCCTCTTGAAATCTTTATTGATAATGATCGGATTGTTTTACAAAAGTATGCTCCCGGCTGCGTGTTCACCGGCAACGAATCCGACCTGATCGTGTTTAAAGGGAAACTTGTCAGCAAATCAGCCATTCAAGAGATGGCCGCTGCTACTGGATTAATTAAGTAA
- a CDS encoding helix-turn-helix domain-containing protein — protein MSIGDVLHDYRKQQGMTQEEFAEQILIDRSSVAKVETGKRPAPKSLIRQAASTFDEPRLYLAAQEEITGGASVPWLDNADLHRAATHFKSMEEAEEALVAMKTAPIMKRPDQLTPADREAIKSTIFECVEAITALTHHVAVLCKEYTFSYFGIWKEHRAELKAKKYLK, from the coding sequence TTGTCAATAGGAGATGTTCTGCACGATTATCGCAAACAGCAAGGGATGACTCAGGAGGAATTTGCTGAGCAAATTCTGATTGATCGGTCCTCTGTTGCGAAGGTAGAGACCGGAAAGCGGCCGGCACCAAAGAGCCTGATTCGGCAGGCTGCCAGCACGTTCGATGAGCCACGTCTTTACCTGGCTGCACAAGAAGAAATCACTGGCGGGGCCAGTGTTCCATGGTTAGATAATGCTGATTTACATAGGGCTGCAACGCATTTTAAGTCGATGGAGGAAGCGGAAGAGGCACTTGTGGCCATGAAAACGGCACCTATTATGAAGCGGCCCGATCAGCTGACACCAGCGGATCGGGAAGCAATAAAATCTACGATTTTTGAATGTGTCGAAGCAATTACGGCGCTCACCCACCATGTTGCAGTTCTTTGCAAAGAGTACACATTCAGCTATTTCGGCATCTGGAAAGAACACCGGGCTGAACTAAAGGCTAAAAAATATCTGAAATGA
- a CDS encoding helix-turn-helix domain-containing protein yields the protein MIDFGKLKTLRTQKKIPLQEMADALGFQTAGGYLRIESGENKLKAEHLPVLADKFEMSLNQLIGEIFFGSQLDESSIKKEIVDTPSIKQEVI from the coding sequence ATGATAGATTTCGGAAAATTAAAGACTCTAAGAACTCAAAAAAAAATTCCGTTACAGGAAATGGCAGATGCACTTGGTTTTCAAACGGCGGGAGGCTACCTTCGCATTGAGTCGGGGGAAAACAAACTAAAGGCTGAGCACCTGCCCGTCTTGGCCGATAAATTCGAGATGAGCCTTAACCAACTAATAGGTGAAATTTTTTTTGGGAGTCAACTTGATGAAAGCTCAATAAAAAAAGAAATTGTTGATACTCCTTCAATTAAACAGGAGGTGATCTGA
- a CDS encoding helix-turn-helix domain-containing protein, with amino-acid sequence MSLGLRLKQLRKENKITQRDLSLKLGIDHTTVSKWEADVYEPDTSTLNKLADLFDVSVDYLLGRTNIPRPFDYGEDIDPKELAEFEEFINNPYHGIFFKDYLEAPEERKKELLTFWRFIREEEKDRKPGDRQGE; translated from the coding sequence ATGTCTTTGGGTCTTCGCCTTAAACAATTGAGAAAAGAGAATAAAATTACACAACGAGATTTGTCTTTAAAATTAGGTATTGATCATACCACTGTATCAAAGTGGGAAGCTGATGTTTACGAACCAGATACTTCAACACTCAATAAGTTAGCTGATCTTTTTGATGTTTCTGTAGATTACCTCTTAGGACGCACTAATATCCCCCGGCCCTTTGACTATGGAGAAGACATCGACCCCAAAGAATTGGCTGAGTTTGAAGAGTTCATTAACAATCCTTATCACGGCATATTCTTCAAGGACTACCTCGAAGCACCAGAAGAGCGCAAAAAGGAGCTGCTAACATTCTGGAGATTTATCCGAGAAGAAGAAAAAGACCGTAAACCCGGCGATCGACAAGGTGAATAG